From a region of the Corallococcus coralloides DSM 2259 genome:
- a CDS encoding Hsp20/alpha crystallin family protein — protein sequence MATDNRNPGAQGGPSSSPAVKNAQADAPGAASQGQEPRTGAGMSRRESQAPAIGREAAPLSPFGLLRRMLGDMDQLFTGMGGRGLTARGSGVLDEGLWSPQVDVLERNGNLIVKADLPGMKQEDIYVELQPDLLIIEGERSFELEEEEEAEGVWSLERSTGLFRRAIPLPEGIDTESVQANFENGVLEISLKLPEALPQGKRIEVKGGSREQARRMTRGKPIH from the coding sequence ATGGCAACCGACAACAGGAACCCAGGCGCGCAGGGGGGGCCCTCCTCCTCGCCCGCCGTGAAGAACGCCCAGGCCGACGCGCCGGGCGCCGCCTCGCAGGGACAGGAGCCCAGGACGGGCGCTGGCATGAGCCGCCGCGAGTCCCAGGCCCCCGCCATCGGCAGGGAAGCAGCGCCCCTGAGCCCGTTCGGACTGCTGCGCCGGATGCTGGGGGACATGGACCAGCTCTTCACCGGCATGGGAGGCCGGGGCCTCACCGCCCGCGGCAGCGGCGTGCTGGACGAGGGCCTCTGGTCACCGCAGGTGGACGTGCTGGAGCGAAACGGAAACCTCATCGTGAAGGCCGACCTGCCGGGAATGAAGCAGGAGGACATCTACGTCGAGCTGCAGCCGGACCTGCTCATCATCGAAGGCGAACGCTCCTTCGAGCTGGAGGAGGAAGAGGAGGCCGAAGGCGTCTGGAGCCTGGAGCGCAGCACCGGGCTGTTCCGCCGCGCCATTCCGCTTCCGGAAGGCATCGACACGGAGTCGGTCCAGGCGAACTTCGAGAACGGCGTCCTGGAAATCTCCTTGAAGCTCCCGGAGGCGCTGCCCCAGGGCAAGCGCATCGAGGTGAAGGGAGGCTCGCGCGAGCAGGCCCGCCGGATGACGCGCGGCAAACCCATCCACTGA
- a CDS encoding PhzF family phenazine biosynthesis protein, with product MQVHIIDAFTRTAGAGNRAGVVLDASALDVPTMQRTAAAVSASETAFLLSRPGDTTVRLRYFTPVDEIPFCGHATVATFHLLAEKGLLRSPGTYTLECPGGTFGIELEPQGTHGTRVWIATPPPPAQPNPVALDALMATLGGTASQVDPSLPVIRQGHRLVVPLRRLADLEALTPRGAAMNALLMPHGLRGVYLFTRQAKEEGSVAQARYFVPGFGILEDPVTGSAAGPLAAWLAEHGSLRLPEHGGTVSSRIEQGDTLGKPGRIDIQVTGRPGHIERARVGGVALTVMDATLLA from the coding sequence ATGCAGGTTCACATCATCGATGCCTTCACCCGCACCGCCGGTGCAGGAAACCGCGCGGGTGTGGTGCTCGACGCCTCGGCGCTGGATGTCCCCACGATGCAGCGGACCGCCGCGGCGGTCAGCGCGTCGGAGACCGCGTTCCTGCTGTCCCGGCCCGGCGACACCACCGTGCGCCTGCGCTACTTCACGCCCGTGGATGAGATTCCCTTCTGCGGCCACGCCACGGTGGCTACCTTCCACCTGCTCGCGGAGAAGGGGCTCCTGCGAAGCCCGGGGACGTACACGCTGGAGTGCCCCGGCGGCACGTTCGGCATCGAGCTGGAGCCCCAGGGCACGCACGGGACTCGGGTGTGGATCGCCACGCCCCCGCCGCCCGCGCAGCCCAACCCCGTGGCCCTGGACGCACTGATGGCCACGCTGGGCGGGACCGCGTCGCAGGTGGATCCGTCGCTGCCGGTGATCCGCCAGGGGCACCGGCTGGTGGTGCCCCTCCGGCGGCTCGCGGACCTGGAGGCCCTGACGCCGCGAGGCGCGGCGATGAACGCGCTGCTGATGCCGCACGGCTTGCGCGGCGTCTACCTCTTCACCCGCCAAGCGAAGGAGGAGGGGAGCGTGGCCCAGGCGCGCTACTTCGTCCCGGGCTTCGGCATCCTGGAGGACCCCGTGACGGGCTCCGCCGCGGGCCCGCTCGCGGCCTGGCTCGCCGAGCACGGGAGCCTTCGCCTCCCGGAGCACGGCGGCACGGTGTCGAGCCGCATCGAACAGGGCGACACGCTCGGCAAGCCGGGCCGCATCGACATCCAGGTCACCGGGCGGCCGGGCCACATCGAGCGCGCTCGCGTCGGCGGGGTGGCGCTCACCGTGATGGACGCCACGCTGCTCGCGTAG
- a CDS encoding DUF481 domain-containing protein — protein sequence MGFLKQGGWVVLGVLLHASGAAAQIVNVQALFDEKAEPGPAAAIELGGDWRTGSTELFSIRGSLVGQLRSDRGVWLGVIRGEYSFASGERIVSQVLEHVRYRRQFTDMVSGEVFTQHEYNEFRRLQLRALLGAGPRFILLNEERLGFTFGVALMMEYERLRKDGEPDAGDRYMDPRVSSYLLARVKLMENINLVETVYFQPRVTRPSDLRVLNETIFAVTPNPRVTVGIGFNLTYDSAPPATVPPLDTQLRTTVGVKF from the coding sequence ATGGGTTTCCTGAAGCAGGGTGGGTGGGTGGTGCTGGGGGTGTTGCTCCACGCGAGCGGCGCGGCGGCACAAATCGTCAACGTGCAGGCGCTCTTCGACGAGAAGGCGGAGCCGGGGCCGGCCGCGGCCATCGAGCTGGGAGGCGACTGGCGCACGGGCAGCACGGAGCTGTTCTCCATCCGCGGCTCCCTGGTGGGCCAGCTGCGCTCCGACCGCGGCGTCTGGCTGGGCGTCATCCGCGGTGAATATTCGTTCGCCAGCGGTGAGCGCATCGTCAGCCAGGTGCTGGAGCACGTGCGCTACCGGCGACAGTTCACGGACATGGTGTCGGGCGAGGTCTTCACCCAGCACGAATACAACGAGTTCCGCCGGCTCCAGCTCCGGGCCCTGCTGGGCGCGGGTCCGCGCTTCATCCTGCTCAACGAGGAACGCCTGGGGTTCACCTTCGGGGTGGCGCTGATGATGGAGTACGAACGGTTGCGCAAGGACGGCGAGCCAGACGCGGGAGACCGCTACATGGACCCGCGAGTCTCCAGCTATCTACTGGCCCGGGTGAAGCTGATGGAGAACATCAACCTCGTGGAGACGGTCTACTTCCAGCCGCGAGTCACCCGCCCCTCCGACCTGCGCGTGCTCAACGAGACGATCTTCGCGGTGACGCCCAATCCCCGCGTCACGGTGGGCATCGGCTTCAACCTCACCTACGACAGCGCACCGCCCGCGACGGTGCCGCCCCTGGACACGCAACTGCGCACCACGGTGGGCGTGAAATTCTGA
- a CDS encoding FadR/GntR family transcriptional regulator, which translates to MGMGRGGLVAYVEAQIERDIALGRLHPSGQFGSEAKLARRYEVCRGTIREALRRLAARGLVVQRPGRRTRAVALDVSLTLENLGLALHDASNPDARWLLEGYFSLKRQVLLELLADCCARASHLDLDRLGSTCFQLQDAARWEPGATCAQVEFELLRQAARVAERPGHVLLVQSLQRAFLGGAAQLLPLMGGEALREWAFRVMAILHERDVQALQHELPALLKACDERVLNAFAPAPQEQASPEAPLSQKACRGVPVSPPAQDTALGARPGVNEPDLGDRAPFTVQETAFEVRPHMEEPCLVRLAPAAGDSGAHGIESHSQEAVLSMETAIGALFPTAPSLNPGEPGGVWTEGEVPGSALSDSSDRRSGWGASSPEGGLQAESLPDDSRGDGRVAESGEDGLIHGALSRLGRWAVRLWCSMTRLL; encoded by the coding sequence ATGGGGATGGGACGGGGAGGACTCGTGGCCTATGTGGAGGCGCAAATCGAGCGCGATATCGCGCTGGGGCGGCTGCACCCGAGCGGGCAATTCGGCTCGGAAGCGAAGCTGGCGCGTCGCTATGAGGTATGCCGGGGCACCATCCGTGAGGCGCTGCGGCGGCTGGCGGCGAGGGGCCTGGTGGTGCAGCGCCCCGGACGCAGGACGCGCGCGGTGGCGCTGGATGTGTCGCTGACGCTGGAGAACCTGGGCCTGGCGCTGCATGACGCGAGCAACCCGGACGCCCGGTGGCTCCTGGAGGGCTACTTCAGCCTCAAACGGCAGGTGCTGTTGGAGCTTCTGGCCGATTGCTGCGCGAGGGCCTCGCACCTCGACCTGGACCGACTGGGAAGTACGTGCTTCCAGCTCCAGGACGCGGCGCGCTGGGAGCCGGGGGCCACCTGCGCGCAGGTGGAGTTCGAGTTGCTGCGGCAGGCTGCGCGGGTGGCGGAGCGTCCCGGGCATGTGCTCCTCGTTCAGTCCCTGCAGCGGGCATTCCTGGGGGGCGCAGCCCAACTGCTGCCGCTCATGGGCGGAGAGGCGCTGCGCGAGTGGGCCTTCCGCGTGATGGCGATCCTGCACGAGCGCGACGTGCAGGCGCTTCAGCACGAGTTGCCGGCGCTACTGAAAGCATGTGACGAGCGCGTGCTGAACGCCTTTGCCCCCGCACCCCAGGAGCAGGCTTCACCCGAAGCCCCGCTCTCCCAGAAGGCATGCCGTGGCGTCCCAGTATCACCCCCCGCGCAAGACACGGCACTGGGGGCACGTCCTGGCGTCAATGAGCCGGATCTTGGCGACCGTGCGCCATTCACCGTGCAGGAGACGGCGTTTGAGGTGCGTCCCCACATGGAGGAACCGTGCCTCGTCCGCCTTGCTCCTGCCGCTGGGGACTCCGGCGCGCATGGGATTGAATCCCATTCCCAGGAGGCGGTGCTCTCCATGGAGACGGCCATCGGGGCGCTGTTTCCTACCGCTCCGAGTCTCAATCCTGGCGAGCCAGGCGGGGTGTGGACCGAGGGGGAGGTGCCGGGCTCGGCCTTGAGCGACTCATCCGACCGTCGGTCAGGTTGGGGCGCTTCCTCTCCCGAGGGGGGCCTCCAGGCCGAGTCGCTACCCGACGATTCCCGCGGAGACGGTCGCGTCGCGGAGAGCGGGGAGGACGGACTGATTCACGGCGCACTGAGCCGCTTGGGCCGATGGGCTGTGCGCCTCTGGTGCTCCATGACACGTTTGTTGTGA
- the proC gene encoding pyrroline-5-carboxylate reductase, whose product MASHSIPGPVVLLGGGKIAEALIQGLLRSGHVRPSDLRVTVRRPERGEELRSRHGVHVLMDNAQAVRGAGVVLLAVRQAQLRELMAVISPALEPGQTVVSLSADVRLAQLEAALPSCVSVIRALPHTPVRVGAGVTPLTAGTRATEAARQATESVFAATGRPMWMTEEALTVCTGVCGTGPAYVFRFVETLAQAAMAHGMEAVEAAALARETLIGAAKLLAEPGATTPRLITEIATPGGITEAGLKAMDAHGLPRVVGEAVSVAIQRTRERADANAAAYNTPK is encoded by the coding sequence ATGGCGTCCCATTCCATCCCCGGCCCGGTCGTCCTCCTGGGAGGCGGCAAGATCGCAGAAGCCCTCATCCAGGGACTGTTGCGGTCCGGCCATGTGCGTCCGTCGGACCTGCGCGTCACCGTGCGCCGGCCCGAACGTGGAGAGGAGCTGCGCTCCCGGCACGGCGTGCACGTCCTCATGGACAACGCGCAGGCAGTGCGGGGCGCGGGGGTGGTCCTGCTTGCGGTGCGGCAGGCGCAGCTGCGGGAGCTGATGGCGGTCATCTCCCCTGCCCTGGAACCGGGACAGACCGTGGTGTCGCTGTCCGCGGACGTGCGACTCGCGCAGTTGGAAGCGGCGTTGCCGTCCTGCGTCTCCGTCATCCGCGCCCTGCCCCATACGCCCGTGCGCGTGGGAGCGGGCGTAACGCCCCTGACGGCCGGGACCCGGGCGACGGAGGCCGCGAGGCAAGCCACCGAGTCCGTCTTCGCGGCGACGGGCCGGCCAATGTGGATGACCGAGGAAGCCCTCACGGTCTGCACGGGTGTGTGCGGCACGGGCCCCGCGTATGTCTTCCGCTTCGTGGAGACCCTGGCCCAGGCCGCGATGGCACACGGAATGGAGGCGGTGGAAGCGGCGGCGCTCGCCAGGGAAACGCTCATTGGCGCGGCGAAGCTGCTGGCCGAACCCGGTGCCACCACCCCTCGCCTCATCACGGAGATCGCGACCCCGGGAGGCATCACCGAGGCGGGGCTGAAGGCAATGGATGCCCACGGTCTGCCTCGCGTCGTGGGCGAAGCGGTCTCCGTCGCCATCCAGCGCACCCGGGAGCGCGCGGACGCGAACGCCGCAGCCTACAACACTCCGAAGTGA
- a CDS encoding ArsR/SmtB family transcription factor translates to MERTMNAGPDLATLATAVGDATRIRMLELLMEGRALVAKELAFGTGVSPATATAHLQRLEQARLVRSTRQGRNKVFRIATPTVARMVEALMTVAVRGPRVSATPEPLRAARYCYDHLAGRLGMGITDALLRAGHLSLRKRAFALTPSGEAWFQDFGIDLASVREQRRHFAHRCLDWSERRDHLAGALGAALAARVFSLGWVERQRDSRGLIVTPGGQRGLKRHFGVL, encoded by the coding sequence ATGGAACGAACGATGAATGCAGGGCCGGACCTCGCGACGCTGGCCACGGCCGTGGGGGATGCCACGCGGATCCGGATGCTGGAGTTGCTGATGGAGGGCCGGGCGCTCGTCGCGAAGGAACTCGCGTTCGGCACGGGCGTCAGCCCCGCGACGGCGACCGCGCACCTCCAGCGGTTGGAGCAGGCCCGGCTGGTCCGCTCCACCCGGCAGGGGCGCAACAAGGTGTTCCGGATCGCCACGCCCACCGTGGCGCGGATGGTGGAAGCGCTGATGACCGTGGCGGTCCGAGGACCCCGTGTGTCAGCGACTCCGGAGCCCCTGAGGGCCGCACGCTACTGTTACGACCATCTGGCGGGCAGGTTGGGCATGGGCATCACCGACGCGCTCCTGCGGGCCGGGCACCTGTCCCTTCGCAAGCGCGCGTTCGCGCTCACCCCGAGCGGCGAGGCGTGGTTCCAGGACTTCGGCATCGACCTGGCGTCCGTCCGCGAGCAGCGGCGCCACTTCGCCCACCGGTGCCTGGACTGGAGTGAGCGGCGAGACCACCTCGCGGGGGCGCTGGGCGCGGCGCTCGCGGCCCGGGTGTTCTCATTGGGATGGGTGGAGCGTCAGCGCGACTCTCGCGGCCTCATCGTCACGCCTGGAGGCCAGCGGGGGCTCAAGCGTCACTTCGGAGTGTTGTAG
- a CDS encoding cytochrome P450, which translates to MTPPTDPYQAVTHPDPYPYYAELRARGGLHRVPGFGPWIAADAATVRAVLASEHCRVRPRSEPVPPHLVGTAAGALFGRLVRMNDGGPYPAVKQTLSSALSLALREVEAESRRQAAWLFATPSLSRLPDAALQLPVFVLGSLLGFPEDTLEASVRDVDAYVRSVAGPPAGSEGAARLNERVAACFQSAARTAFTARLMEGHGAEDLRLPNTVGLLTQAYEATAGLLGATLRAFARMPELREQLSRGGCTMDDVVQEAARHDSPVQNTRRFTHAAALVAGQALEAGETVVVVLAAANRDPLENPQPDAFLPRRTGRQTFTFGLGLHACPGPSLATTMATAAAERVLASGLDLSPLSGPVTWRASTNTRVLGGLE; encoded by the coding sequence ATGACTCCACCGACCGACCCGTATCAAGCCGTCACCCACCCCGACCCATACCCCTACTACGCGGAGCTTCGAGCCCGGGGCGGCCTGCACCGCGTCCCCGGCTTCGGGCCATGGATCGCGGCGGATGCGGCCACAGTCCGCGCGGTGCTCGCGAGCGAGCACTGCCGGGTCCGGCCACGGTCGGAGCCGGTGCCTCCGCATCTGGTGGGCACCGCCGCAGGGGCTCTCTTTGGACGGCTGGTGCGGATGAACGACGGAGGCCCCTACCCCGCCGTGAAACAGACACTTTCCAGTGCGCTGTCGTTGGCGCTCCGCGAGGTCGAAGCGGAGAGCCGCCGCCAGGCGGCATGGTTGTTCGCAACGCCCTCGCTGTCACGGCTGCCGGACGCCGCCCTCCAGCTTCCCGTGTTCGTGCTGGGGTCGCTGCTGGGCTTCCCGGAAGACACGCTGGAGGCGAGCGTGCGGGACGTGGATGCCTATGTCCGCTCGGTCGCCGGGCCCCCTGCTGGCAGCGAGGGTGCGGCGAGGCTGAACGAACGCGTGGCGGCCTGCTTCCAGTCCGCGGCGAGGACCGCGTTCACGGCCCGGTTGATGGAAGGCCACGGCGCGGAGGACCTGCGCCTTCCCAACACCGTGGGCCTGCTCACCCAGGCGTATGAAGCGACGGCCGGTCTGCTGGGCGCGACGCTGCGGGCCTTCGCTCGCATGCCCGAGCTGCGCGAACAGCTCTCACGGGGCGGATGCACGATGGACGACGTGGTCCAGGAAGCGGCTCGTCACGATTCCCCGGTCCAGAACACGCGACGCTTCACCCATGCCGCCGCGCTCGTCGCGGGTCAGGCGCTGGAAGCCGGTGAGACCGTGGTCGTCGTGCTCGCCGCCGCGAATCGGGATCCGCTGGAGAATCCCCAGCCCGACGCCTTCCTTCCACGGCGCACGGGGCGCCAGACCTTCACCTTCGGCCTGGGCTTGCATGCCTGTCCCGGGCCCTCGCTCGCGACAACAATGGCCACGGCGGCGGCGGAGCGCGTGCTCGCGAGCGGCCTGGACCTGTCGCCGCTGTCGGGCCCCGTCACCTGGCGTGCTTCCACCAACACCCGCGTCCTGGGAGGACTGGAATGA
- a CDS encoding antibiotic biosynthesis monooxygenase family protein: MIAVIFEVWAHESHRQRYLDLAAELRPLLADIDGFISIERFQSLSEPGKLLSLSYWRDEAAVAEWRRLEAHREAQREGRGGVFSDYRLRVAHVVRDYGLKDRAAVPADSRTVHG, encoded by the coding sequence ATGATTGCTGTCATCTTCGAGGTCTGGGCACACGAGTCGCATCGGCAGCGGTACCTGGATCTCGCGGCGGAGCTGAGGCCCCTGCTGGCGGACATCGACGGGTTCATCTCCATCGAGCGGTTCCAGAGCCTCAGCGAACCGGGGAAGCTGCTGTCCCTGTCCTACTGGCGCGACGAAGCAGCGGTGGCGGAATGGCGGCGACTGGAGGCCCACCGTGAAGCCCAGCGCGAAGGCCGGGGAGGCGTGTTCAGCGACTACCGCCTGCGGGTGGCGCACGTGGTGAGGGATTACGGCTTGAAGGACCGGGCGGCCGTGCCCGCTGACAGTCGCACCGTGCACGGCTGA
- a CDS encoding M1 family metallopeptidase, translating into MRLLPLLALVVLTVRCAHAPEVAPSASAPPAVSWPEALPPALRLPDTVRPVHYALDLKLVPSEDTYPGSVTIDVEVREPVRQVWLHAQDVDVTRARVTVAGRTFDAKPVTAPEGRLGLLLPEALPVGKAQLLLDFTGKVDRERSQGLYGVEEGGEPYLYTFFEPIDARRAFPCFDEPTFKVPWRLRFTVKAGHVALANHPAVSREPLADGLERVTFAESKPMPSYLVAFMVGPFDVVEAGTVGRTNVPLRFVVPKGRGAETRYAASITPRIVKGLEDFFDQPYPYEKLDVAVVPRYWGTMEHPGLVALGQPLTLIPPGEETLARRKSYAVIANHELGHYWFGDVVTCSWWNDIWLNESFTAWLDRQTVDRLEPSWDYQQERAMFATRSALASDELASALPVRKPVESNDDIVGSFDNGTTYDKGSSVIAMYEAWLGPERFRDFLRGYVRKHEWKVATMEDFLADLSQAAGPEVAQSFGGFIERTGAPRITAQLSCPAGGAPSVKLSQERYLPVGSKADSRQEWQVPVCLRVGTGTQSSRVCSMLQGPSAEVALPTKQCPAWVLLNAGGTGYYRSGYTREQLTKLLATPVAAFTPAEQVALWADVDAAVTRGDLPLGEALKAVPASAKSPNRLVVQSAASLLELVRLDQLTPEERQRFRAWVASLYSARAHAMGWGPKPGEDDSVKDSRSLFLRLAGGLGDDPRLVKESLPLVRTWLADRKSVDPEAFSAALPRAATHGDAALFDALLEAAKKEQDRTERSRLLTSLAYFRNPDLLWRALGLVVSPDFDVRDSQVILRMALMSPESQSLAWNFYQTHFDALTQRLRSDELGRLIGQTGSLCDDIHLAQVETFLSPRVDKIEGGPRALTRALESIRLCIESQKLQSPSVKAFLRAR; encoded by the coding sequence ATGCGACTGCTCCCACTCCTCGCCCTGGTGGTGTTGACCGTCCGCTGTGCCCATGCGCCGGAGGTCGCACCGAGTGCTTCCGCTCCGCCCGCTGTTTCGTGGCCGGAGGCCCTGCCTCCCGCGCTGCGGTTGCCGGACACCGTGCGGCCCGTGCACTACGCGTTGGACCTGAAGCTCGTGCCCTCGGAGGACACGTATCCGGGCAGCGTCACGATCGACGTGGAGGTCCGCGAGCCCGTGCGCCAGGTGTGGCTGCATGCTCAGGACGTGGACGTGACGCGGGCTCGCGTCACCGTGGCGGGCCGCACGTTCGATGCGAAGCCTGTCACCGCGCCGGAAGGACGTCTGGGATTGCTCCTTCCGGAAGCGCTGCCGGTGGGCAAGGCGCAGCTCCTGCTCGACTTCACCGGCAAGGTGGACCGCGAGCGCAGCCAGGGCCTCTACGGGGTGGAGGAGGGCGGTGAGCCCTACCTCTACACGTTCTTCGAGCCCATCGACGCGCGCCGCGCCTTCCCGTGCTTCGATGAGCCGACCTTCAAGGTGCCGTGGCGCCTGCGCTTCACCGTGAAGGCCGGGCACGTGGCGCTGGCCAATCATCCCGCCGTGTCGCGCGAGCCTCTGGCGGACGGCCTGGAGCGCGTCACCTTCGCCGAAAGCAAGCCGATGCCCAGCTACCTCGTGGCCTTCATGGTGGGGCCGTTCGACGTGGTGGAGGCCGGCACCGTGGGCCGCACGAACGTGCCGCTGCGCTTCGTCGTCCCCAAGGGCCGGGGCGCGGAGACTCGCTACGCCGCGAGCATCACGCCTCGCATCGTGAAGGGCCTGGAGGACTTCTTCGACCAGCCGTATCCGTACGAGAAGCTCGATGTCGCGGTCGTGCCCCGGTACTGGGGCACCATGGAGCACCCGGGCCTCGTCGCGCTCGGGCAGCCGCTCACGCTCATTCCGCCCGGCGAGGAGACGCTGGCCCGCCGTAAGTCGTACGCGGTCATCGCCAACCATGAGCTGGGCCACTACTGGTTCGGTGACGTCGTCACCTGCTCCTGGTGGAACGACATCTGGCTGAACGAGTCCTTCACTGCCTGGCTGGACCGCCAGACCGTGGACCGGCTGGAGCCGTCCTGGGACTACCAGCAGGAGCGCGCCATGTTCGCGACCCGCTCCGCGCTGGCGTCGGATGAATTGGCGTCAGCGCTGCCCGTGCGCAAGCCGGTGGAGAGCAATGACGACATCGTCGGCTCGTTCGACAACGGGACGACGTATGACAAGGGCTCGTCCGTCATCGCCATGTACGAGGCCTGGCTGGGGCCGGAGCGCTTCCGCGACTTCCTCCGGGGCTATGTCCGCAAGCACGAGTGGAAGGTCGCGACGATGGAGGACTTCCTCGCGGACCTGTCCCAGGCGGCGGGGCCGGAGGTGGCGCAGTCCTTCGGCGGGTTCATCGAGCGGACCGGTGCGCCTCGGATCACCGCGCAGCTGTCGTGCCCGGCGGGCGGCGCTCCGTCCGTGAAGCTGTCCCAGGAGCGTTACCTGCCCGTGGGCTCCAAGGCGGACTCGCGGCAGGAGTGGCAGGTGCCCGTGTGTCTTCGCGTGGGCACGGGCACGCAGTCGTCGCGGGTGTGCTCGATGTTGCAGGGGCCCTCGGCGGAGGTCGCATTGCCCACGAAGCAGTGCCCGGCGTGGGTGCTGCTCAACGCGGGCGGCACGGGTTACTACCGCAGCGGCTACACCCGCGAGCAGTTGACGAAGCTACTCGCGACCCCGGTCGCCGCCTTCACTCCCGCGGAGCAGGTGGCGCTCTGGGCGGATGTGGATGCGGCGGTGACCCGGGGCGACCTGCCGCTGGGGGAGGCGCTGAAGGCGGTGCCTGCCTCCGCGAAATCGCCGAACCGGCTCGTGGTGCAGAGCGCCGCCTCGCTGCTGGAACTCGTGCGCCTGGATCAGCTCACGCCCGAGGAGCGTCAGCGCTTCCGCGCGTGGGTGGCGTCGCTCTACTCGGCGCGCGCACATGCCATGGGCTGGGGGCCGAAGCCGGGCGAGGACGACTCCGTGAAGGACTCGCGCTCCCTGTTCCTCCGGCTGGCCGGCGGTCTGGGCGATGACCCTCGGCTGGTGAAGGAATCGCTGCCCCTGGTGCGCACATGGCTGGCGGACCGGAAGTCGGTGGATCCGGAGGCGTTCAGTGCCGCGCTGCCCCGAGCCGCGACGCACGGCGATGCGGCGCTGTTCGACGCGCTGCTGGAGGCGGCGAAGAAGGAACAGGACCGCACCGAGCGGTCCCGGCTGCTGACGTCGCTGGCCTACTTCCGGAACCCGGACCTGCTGTGGCGGGCGCTGGGGCTGGTGGTATCGCCGGACTTCGACGTGCGGGACTCGCAGGTCATCCTCCGGATGGCTTTGATGTCGCCGGAGTCGCAGTCGCTGGCGTGGAACTTCTACCAGACGCACTTCGATGCGCTGACGCAGCGGCTGCGCTCGGATGAGCTGGGCCGGCTGATTGGTCAGACGGGGAGCCTCTGCGATGACATCCACCTGGCGCAGGTGGAGACGTTCCTCTCGCCCCGCGTGGACAAGATCGAAGGCGGTCCACGCGCGCTCACCCGGGCCCTGGAGTCCATCCGGCTGTGCATCGAGTCCCAGAAGCTCCAGTCCCCGAGCGTCAAGGCGTTCCTCCGCGCCCGGTGA